Proteins encoded by one window of Micromonospora coxensis:
- a CDS encoding NADPH:quinone reductase produces MKAIVYERTGDPSVLRLVDRPVPEPGPGEVLVRLAVSGVNPTDWKARRQWPLPEGWQTPGQDGAGVVEAVGGGVDADLVGERVWLWEAAWQRPWGTAAEYTVVPVRQAVPLGDASFDLGACLGIPFLTAHRCLTAGEYMPERLHPGALSDHVVLVQGGAGAVGNAAIQLARWADACVVATVSSPEKAQLAAAAGASFVVDYRRQDVVEEVRKIAPDGVHTVVEVSAARNAAVDVQLLRSGGAVCVYADDGGDEVTLPIRPLMVPNARWQFVLVYTEPKAAKAQALVDVAAAVAQGGVRVGEEAGLPLHRYPLAETAAAHQAVEDSVVGKVLVTTAEE; encoded by the coding sequence ATGAAGGCGATCGTGTACGAGCGCACGGGCGACCCCTCGGTGCTCCGGCTGGTGGACCGGCCGGTGCCGGAGCCCGGACCCGGTGAGGTGCTGGTCCGGCTGGCCGTCTCCGGGGTCAACCCGACCGACTGGAAGGCGCGGCGGCAGTGGCCGCTGCCGGAGGGCTGGCAGACGCCCGGCCAGGACGGCGCCGGGGTGGTCGAGGCGGTCGGCGGCGGCGTCGACGCGGACCTGGTCGGCGAACGGGTGTGGCTCTGGGAGGCCGCCTGGCAGCGCCCCTGGGGCACCGCCGCCGAGTACACGGTGGTCCCGGTACGGCAGGCGGTGCCGCTCGGTGACGCCTCCTTCGACCTGGGCGCGTGCCTGGGCATCCCGTTCCTGACCGCGCACCGCTGCCTCACCGCCGGCGAGTACATGCCGGAGCGGCTGCACCCGGGCGCGCTCAGCGACCACGTGGTGCTGGTGCAGGGCGGCGCGGGCGCGGTCGGCAACGCGGCGATCCAACTCGCCCGCTGGGCGGACGCCTGCGTCGTGGCGACCGTGAGCAGCCCGGAGAAGGCGCAGCTCGCGGCGGCGGCCGGAGCCTCCTTCGTGGTCGACTACCGGCGGCAGGACGTGGTCGAGGAGGTCCGCAAGATCGCGCCCGACGGGGTGCACACCGTCGTCGAGGTGTCCGCCGCGCGCAACGCGGCGGTCGACGTCCAACTGCTGCGCTCCGGCGGGGCGGTCTGCGTGTACGCCGACGACGGCGGCGACGAGGTGACCCTGCCGATCCGGCCGCTGATGGTGCCGAACGCCCGCTGGCAGTTCGTGCTGGTCTACACCGAGCCGAAGGCGGCCAAGGCGCAGGCGCTGGTCGACGTGGCGGCGGCGGTCGCCCAGGGCGGCGTACGGGTGGGCGAGGAGGCCGGGCTGCCGCTGCACCGCTACCCGCTGGCCGAGACGGCGGCGGCGCACCAGGCGGTGGAGGACTCGGTGGTCGGAAAGGTGCTGGTCACCACCGCCGAGGAGTAG
- a CDS encoding class I SAM-dependent methyltransferase, which yields MAAIPVRLTWAVDRLAPHPGHRVLEVGCGRGVAAELICRALTDGTLLAVDRSTGAVRAAEARNAAAVAAGRAAFRVAELAALDPADGPFDRILAVDVNLFWVGPPGVEYALLPRLLAPGGELHLCWQPPDPGRLTTIVDRVAARLRETGWTVEPAVRPDGPFCAVTARRPG from the coding sequence ATGGCGGCCATTCCTGTACGACTGACCTGGGCGGTGGATCGACTCGCCCCCCACCCCGGCCACCGGGTGCTGGAGGTGGGCTGCGGGCGGGGCGTCGCCGCCGAGCTGATCTGCCGGGCGCTCACCGACGGCACGCTGCTGGCCGTCGACCGCTCGACCGGCGCGGTCCGGGCCGCCGAGGCGCGCAACGCGGCGGCCGTCGCGGCCGGCCGGGCCGCGTTCCGGGTCGCCGAGCTGGCCGCCCTCGACCCCGCCGACGGCCCGTTCGACCGGATCCTCGCCGTCGACGTCAACCTGTTCTGGGTCGGCCCGCCCGGCGTCGAGTACGCGCTGCTGCCCCGGCTGCTCGCTCCCGGCGGCGAGCTGCACCTGTGCTGGCAGCCCCCCGACCCCGGCCGGCTGACCACCATCGTCGACCGGGTGGCCGCGCGGCTGCGGGAGACCGGCTGGACCGTCGAGCCGGCCGTCCGACCCGACGGCCCGTTCTGCGCGGTGACCGCCCGCCGTCCCGGCTGA
- a CDS encoding HAD family hydrolase, translated as MTVDAVIFDLDGVIVDSEPVWEEVRRAYVAAHGGTWQPDTQRRLMGMSTGEWAAYLSGELGVDRTAGQVAAEVVEEMTRRYARRVPLIDGADAVVRRMAARWPLGLASSSPTRLIAAALAATDLAAAFRVTLSTEETARGKPAPDVWLAVAERLGVDPTRCVAIEDSSNGVRSAAAAGMRVVAVPHGSYPLDPDAAALAAVTLASVDALTPEVVARLD; from the coding sequence GTGACGGTGGACGCGGTGATCTTCGACCTGGACGGCGTGATCGTGGACTCGGAGCCGGTCTGGGAGGAGGTCCGGCGGGCGTACGTGGCCGCGCACGGTGGCACCTGGCAGCCGGACACCCAGCGCCGGCTGATGGGGATGAGCACCGGCGAGTGGGCCGCCTACCTCAGCGGCGAGCTGGGTGTCGACCGTACCGCCGGGCAGGTCGCCGCCGAGGTGGTCGAGGAGATGACCCGGCGTTACGCGCGGCGCGTACCGCTGATCGACGGCGCGGACGCGGTCGTGCGCCGGATGGCCGCGCGGTGGCCGCTGGGGCTGGCCAGCTCGTCGCCGACCCGGCTGATCGCGGCGGCGCTGGCCGCGACGGACCTGGCCGCCGCGTTCCGGGTCACCCTCTCCACCGAGGAGACCGCCCGGGGCAAGCCCGCACCGGACGTCTGGCTCGCCGTGGCCGAGCGGCTCGGCGTCGACCCGACCCGCTGCGTCGCGATCGAGGACTCCTCCAACGGGGTACGCTCCGCGGCCGCCGCCGGCATGCGGGTGGTCGCGGTGCCGCACGGGTCGTACCCGCTGGACCCGGACGCGGCGGCGCTCGCCGCCGTGACGCTGGCCTCGGTGGACGCCCTCACCCCGGAGGTCGTGGCGCGGCTCGACTGA
- a CDS encoding SCO6745 family protein: MLNDPGRTARLMWTHVEPLHAVTYFHPRARAAYEAVGLRGYWRGYFAGRAAPLGPTDAAPVIAAFFTFAPHMVSRALPAVWKLATPQEALRARLTGAVQALAELTYELPESHLVEAADLLEEAAGGLDTAGRVLGAVNAALPRGEYPLARLWQAATTLRESRGDGHIAALVAAGLDPVETLAWRVAVDMPLQNLLGRGWSEEQWQAARGRLAERGWLDADGEPTDVGRADFRAIEDATDRAAARPWVTLGAERVERLRELLEPMARACHTVIPEDSPIGLPALRS; this comes from the coding sequence GTGCTCAACGATCCCGGGCGGACGGCCCGGCTGATGTGGACGCACGTCGAACCCCTGCACGCGGTCACCTACTTCCATCCCCGGGCCCGCGCCGCGTACGAGGCGGTCGGGTTGCGCGGCTACTGGCGGGGATACTTCGCCGGCCGGGCCGCCCCGCTCGGGCCCACCGACGCCGCCCCGGTGATCGCGGCGTTCTTCACCTTCGCCCCGCACATGGTGTCCCGGGCGCTGCCCGCCGTCTGGAAGCTGGCCACCCCGCAGGAGGCGCTGCGGGCCCGGCTCACCGGCGCCGTGCAGGCGCTGGCCGAGCTGACCTACGAGCTGCCCGAGTCGCACCTGGTCGAGGCGGCCGACCTGCTGGAGGAGGCGGCCGGCGGCCTGGACACCGCCGGCCGGGTGCTCGGCGCGGTCAACGCCGCCCTGCCCCGCGGCGAGTACCCGCTGGCCCGGCTCTGGCAGGCCGCCACCACGCTGCGCGAGTCCCGCGGTGACGGGCACATCGCCGCGCTGGTCGCCGCCGGTCTCGATCCGGTCGAGACGCTGGCCTGGCGGGTCGCGGTGGACATGCCCCTGCAGAACCTGCTCGGCCGGGGCTGGTCGGAGGAGCAGTGGCAGGCGGCCCGGGGTCGGCTGGCCGAGCGGGGCTGGCTCGACGCCGACGGCGAGCCGACCGACGTCGGCCGGGCCGACTTCCGGGCGATCGAGGACGCCACCGACCGTGCCGCCGCCCGCCCCTGGGTGACCCTCGGCGCGGAGCGCGTCGAGCGCCTGCGGGAGCTGCTCGAACCGATGGCCCGCGCCTGCCACACCGTCATCCCGGAGGACAGCCCGATCGGGCTGCCCGCCCTGCGCTCCTGA